Proteins from one Streptomyces sp. NBC_00390 genomic window:
- a CDS encoding carbohydrate kinase family protein, with protein MFVVAGESLIDLVPQENGTPLPLLLPRPGGGPYNTAIALGRLGEHVAFCSRVSTDGFGEALLAGLRRAGVDTSLVQRGPEPTTLAVAAIGSDGSAGYGFYTEGSADRLFELPHALPESVRALALGTCSLVLEPGASAYEALLRREAGRGVFTLLDPNIRAVLIPDADAYRARCAGWLPYVSLLKLSEDDATWLGGVPEGPAAVVLTRGGSGLTVRTRSGLEVSVPAAPVTVADTIGAGDTVNAALLHGLAERDALSPEGLSSLDAAAWTEVLTLAARAAAVTCSRTGAEPPYAAELEL; from the coding sequence GTGTTCGTCGTCGCAGGAGAATCCCTCATCGACCTGGTCCCTCAGGAGAACGGCACACCGCTGCCGTTGCTGCTGCCACGCCCCGGCGGGGGCCCGTACAACACCGCGATCGCACTGGGCAGGCTCGGTGAGCACGTCGCATTCTGTTCGCGGGTCTCGACGGACGGCTTCGGGGAGGCGCTGCTGGCGGGGCTGCGCAGGGCGGGCGTCGACACGTCGCTCGTACAGCGCGGCCCCGAGCCGACGACGCTCGCGGTGGCGGCGATCGGCTCGGACGGCTCGGCCGGATACGGCTTCTACACGGAGGGCAGCGCTGACCGCCTTTTCGAGCTGCCGCACGCGCTGCCGGAGTCGGTACGGGCACTGGCGCTCGGCACATGTTCCCTGGTGCTGGAGCCCGGTGCGAGCGCGTACGAGGCGCTGCTGCGGCGGGAGGCGGGACGCGGGGTCTTCACCCTGCTCGACCCGAACATCAGGGCGGTCCTGATCCCGGACGCGGACGCCTATCGGGCGCGATGCGCGGGCTGGCTGCCGTACGTGTCGCTGCTCAAACTGTCCGAGGACGACGCGACCTGGCTGGGCGGTGTCCCCGAGGGCCCGGCCGCGGTGGTCCTGACCCGGGGCGGGTCCGGGCTGACGGTACGCACCCGGTCAGGTCTCGAGGTCTCGGTCCCGGCCGCCCCGGTGACGGTCGCGGACACGATCGGCGCGGGCGACACCGTGAACGCGGCGCTGCTGCACGGGCTCGCGGAGCGGGACGCCCTGTCCCCGGAGGGGCTGTCGTCGCTGGACGCGGCTGCCTGGACCGAGGTGCTGACCCTCGCCGCCCGCGCGGCTGCCGTGACGTGCTCCCGCACGGGCGCGGAACCGCCGTACGCGGCGGAGCTGGAGCTTTAA
- a CDS encoding Rieske (2Fe-2S) protein — MSGQPSPHLRQSAPPARRTVLKGAALAGAAGLGAAACSTESKLGHARIPTPTAPVDLGEADAVPVGGARLYREQRLVVSCPAEGRYRAFSAQCTHAGCVLDKIENNEGNCPCHGSRFDVTSGKAVVGPATVPLPEVPIKVEGGRLVAGPDA; from the coding sequence ATGTCCGGCCAGCCCTCCCCTCACCTTCGGCAGTCGGCACCCCCGGCCCGCCGGACCGTGCTGAAAGGCGCCGCGCTCGCGGGTGCCGCCGGACTGGGCGCGGCAGCCTGCTCCACCGAATCCAAGCTCGGCCATGCCCGGATCCCCACCCCCACCGCGCCCGTGGACCTCGGCGAGGCCGACGCCGTTCCGGTCGGCGGGGCGAGGCTCTACCGCGAGCAGCGCCTGGTCGTGAGCTGTCCGGCCGAGGGCCGGTACCGGGCCTTCAGCGCCCAGTGCACCCACGCCGGCTGCGTGCTCGACAAGATCGAGAACAACGAGGGCAACTGCCCCTGCCACGGCAGCCGCTTCGATGTGACGAGCGGCAAGGCCGTGGTGGGCCCGGCGACCGTGCCGCTGCCCGAGGTGCCGATCAAGGTCGAGGGCGGCAGGCTCGTCGCCGGTCCGGACGCCTGA
- the uvrC gene encoding excinuclease ABC subunit UvrC → MADPSSYRPKPGEIPDSPGVYRFRDEHRRVIYVGKAKSLRQRLASYFQDLANLHPRTRTMVTTAASVEWTVVATEVEALQLEYSWIKEYDPRFNVKYRDDKSYPYLAVTLNEEFPRVQVMRGAKRKGVRYFGPYGHAWAIRETVDLMLRVFPVRTCSAGVFRNHVQRGRPCLLGYIGKCSAPCVGRVTPEEHRELAEEFCDFMAGRTGTYIRRLEKQMMAAAEEMEYEKAARLRDDIEALRRALEKNAVVLADATDADLMALAEDELEAAVQIFHVRGGRVRGQRGWVTDKVENVDTAGLVEHALQQLYGEESGDAVPKEVLVPALPEETDAVTQWLSGRRGSQVSLRIPQRGDKKDLMETVQRNAQQALALHKTRRASDLTTRSRALEEIAEALGLDSAPLRIECFDISHLQGEDIVASMVVFEDGLARKSEYRRFQIKGRAGDTQLWHGEGQDDVRSMHEVVTRRFKRYLAEKDRTGEWIGGDDPDDASDDGKPRKFAYPPQLVVVDGGQPQVAAAQRALDELGIDDVAVCGLAKRLEEVWLPHDDDPVVLPRSSEGLYLLQRVRDTAHDFAIRYQRSKRTKRIRTGPLDAVPGLGETRKQALIKHFGSVKRLRQATIEQICEVPGMGRKTAESVVVALAQAVPAAPAVNTATGEIIEENDGG, encoded by the coding sequence ATGGCAGACCCCTCCAGCTACCGTCCCAAGCCGGGAGAGATCCCCGACTCTCCGGGGGTCTACAGATTCCGTGACGAGCACCGCCGGGTGATCTACGTCGGCAAGGCGAAAAGCCTGCGCCAGCGCCTCGCCAGCTACTTCCAGGACCTGGCGAATCTGCACCCGCGCACCCGCACCATGGTCACCACCGCAGCCTCGGTCGAGTGGACCGTCGTCGCCACCGAGGTGGAGGCGCTTCAGCTGGAGTACTCCTGGATCAAGGAGTACGACCCCCGGTTCAACGTCAAGTACCGCGACGACAAGAGCTATCCGTATCTCGCGGTGACGCTCAACGAAGAGTTCCCCCGGGTCCAGGTCATGCGCGGCGCCAAGCGCAAGGGCGTGCGGTACTTCGGCCCGTACGGACACGCGTGGGCGATCCGCGAGACGGTCGACCTGATGCTCCGTGTCTTCCCGGTGCGCACCTGCTCCGCGGGGGTGTTCAGGAACCACGTGCAAAGAGGCCGCCCCTGCCTGCTGGGCTACATCGGCAAGTGCTCGGCGCCCTGCGTGGGCCGGGTGACCCCCGAGGAGCACCGCGAACTGGCGGAGGAGTTCTGCGACTTCATGGCCGGACGCACGGGCACGTACATCCGCAGGCTCGAGAAGCAGATGATGGCCGCGGCCGAGGAGATGGAGTACGAGAAGGCGGCCCGGCTGCGCGACGACATCGAGGCACTCAGGCGCGCGCTGGAGAAGAACGCGGTGGTCCTCGCTGACGCCACCGACGCTGATCTGATGGCCCTGGCCGAGGACGAGCTGGAGGCTGCCGTGCAGATCTTCCACGTCCGCGGGGGACGGGTGCGCGGCCAGCGCGGCTGGGTGACCGACAAGGTCGAGAACGTCGACACGGCAGGTCTGGTCGAGCACGCCCTGCAACAGCTGTACGGGGAGGAGAGCGGCGACGCGGTCCCCAAGGAGGTCCTCGTCCCGGCACTGCCCGAGGAGACGGACGCGGTGACGCAGTGGCTGAGCGGCCGCCGCGGGTCCCAGGTGTCGCTGCGCATACCGCAGCGCGGCGACAAGAAGGACCTGATGGAGACGGTCCAGCGCAACGCCCAGCAGGCGCTCGCGCTGCACAAGACCAGGCGCGCCAGCGACCTCACCACCCGCTCCCGCGCCCTGGAGGAGATCGCCGAGGCGCTCGGCCTGGACTCCGCCCCGCTGCGGATCGAGTGCTTCGACATCTCGCACCTGCAGGGCGAGGACATCGTGGCGTCCATGGTGGTGTTCGAGGACGGCCTGGCCCGCAAGAGCGAGTACCGCCGCTTCCAGATCAAGGGCCGCGCCGGGGACACGCAGCTCTGGCACGGGGAGGGCCAGGACGATGTCCGGTCCATGCACGAGGTGGTCACCCGCCGCTTCAAGCGGTATCTGGCCGAGAAGGACCGGACGGGGGAGTGGATCGGCGGCGATGATCCCGACGACGCTTCCGACGACGGGAAGCCGAGGAAGTTCGCCTACCCGCCCCAGCTCGTCGTGGTCGACGGAGGGCAGCCGCAGGTCGCGGCGGCCCAGCGCGCTCTGGACGAACTCGGCATCGACGATGTCGCCGTCTGCGGTCTGGCCAAGCGCCTCGAGGAGGTCTGGCTGCCGCACGACGACGACCCCGTCGTGCTGCCCCGCTCCAGCGAGGGGCTGTACCTCCTCCAGCGGGTACGTGACACAGCTCACGATTTCGCCATCCGCTATCAGCGCTCGAAACGGACCAAGCGCATCAGGACCGGTCCGCTGGACGCGGTCCCCGGGCTGGGAGAGACCCGCAAACAGGCTCTGATCAAGCATTTCGGCTCGGTGAAGCGGCTGCGGCAGGCGACAATCGAGCAGATCTGTGAGGTTCCCGGCATGGGCCGCAAGACGGCGGAGTCCGTGGTCGTGGCCCTGGCCCAGGCGGTTCCGGCCGCCCCTGCCGTGAATACGGCGACTGGAGAGATCATTGAAGAGAACGACGGGGGATAG
- the rapZ gene encoding RNase adapter RapZ: protein MTEHDGDGAADVSTGNGTEPGDAAADAAIPELVIISGMSGAGRSTAAKCLEDLGWFVVDNLPPALIPTMVELGARSQGNVARIAVVVDVRGRRFFDNLRESLADLDAKQVTRRIVFLESSDDALVRRFESVRRPHPLQGDGRIVDGIAAERDLLRELRGDADLVIDTSSLNVHELRAKMDAQFAGDEEPELRATVMSFGFKYGLPVDADLVVDMRFLPNPHWVPELRPFTGLNEEVSNYVFNQPGAKEFLDSYTELLQLIAAGYRREGKRYVTIAVGCTGGKHRSVATSEKLAARLSAAGVETVVVHRDMGRE, encoded by the coding sequence ATGACCGAGCACGATGGAGACGGAGCAGCAGACGTGAGTACGGGCAACGGAACCGAGCCCGGCGATGCTGCCGCGGACGCGGCCATCCCTGAGCTGGTGATCATCTCCGGAATGTCGGGCGCCGGGCGCAGTACGGCGGCGAAGTGCCTGGAGGACCTCGGCTGGTTCGTCGTGGACAACCTGCCCCCTGCGCTGATCCCCACGATGGTGGAGCTCGGCGCCCGCTCGCAGGGCAACGTCGCGCGGATCGCGGTGGTCGTCGACGTACGCGGCCGGCGGTTCTTCGACAATCTCCGCGAGTCCCTGGCCGACCTGGACGCCAAGCAGGTCACCCGCCGGATCGTCTTCCTCGAGTCGTCCGACGACGCCCTGGTGCGCCGCTTCGAGTCGGTCCGCCGTCCGCACCCCCTGCAGGGCGACGGCCGGATCGTCGACGGTATCGCCGCCGAGCGCGATCTGCTGCGCGAGCTGCGCGGTGACGCCGATCTGGTGATCGACACCTCCAGCCTGAACGTGCACGAGCTGCGCGCCAAGATGGACGCCCAGTTCGCGGGCGACGAGGAGCCCGAGCTGCGGGCCACCGTGATGTCGTTCGGGTTCAAGTACGGACTGCCCGTCGACGCCGACCTGGTCGTCGACATGCGCTTCCTGCCGAACCCGCACTGGGTCCCGGAACTGCGTCCCTTCACCGGCCTCAACGAAGAGGTCTCGAACTATGTCTTCAACCAGCCCGGCGCCAAGGAGTTCCTGGACAGCTACACCGAGCTGCTCCAGCTGATCGCCGCCGGCTACCGCCGTGAGGGCAAGCGGTACGTCACCATCGCGGTGGGCTGCACCGGCGGCAAGCACCGCTCCGTCGCCACGTCCGAGAAGCTCGCGGCCAGGCTGTCCGCCGCCGGGGTCGAGACCGTCGTCGTGCACCGTGACATGGGGCGCGAGTGA
- a CDS encoding gluconeogenesis factor YvcK family protein produces MTGRNLRLRRLRRTTHALSARKRGAQPKVVALGGGMGLSASLAALRRITGDLTAVVTVADDGGSSGRLRRELGVLPPGDLRKALAALCGDDDWGQTWARVIQYRFQSKGELHEHAVGNLLIVALWEQFGDHVQALDLVGKLLGAHGRVLPMSAVPLDLEALVRGHDPARPDAVETVRGQATVALTPGEVQSVHLVPHDPPAVPEAVEAVLDADWVVLGPGSWFSSVIPHLLVPELLDALVETKARRVLSLNLSPQPGETEGFSPQRHLEVLGRHAPKLALDVVLADEAAVRDRASLAEAASRLGAAVELAPVASPDSVSRHDPELLAAAYDRIFRMHGRIGPWR; encoded by the coding sequence GTGACCGGACGCAACCTCCGTCTGCGGCGGCTGCGCAGGACCACGCACGCGCTGTCGGCACGGAAGCGCGGTGCCCAGCCCAAGGTCGTCGCCCTCGGCGGCGGAATGGGCCTGTCGGCGTCGCTGGCGGCCCTGCGCCGCATCACGGGAGATCTCACCGCGGTCGTCACCGTCGCCGACGACGGCGGCTCCAGCGGGCGGCTGCGCAGGGAGCTCGGCGTACTGCCGCCCGGTGATCTGCGCAAGGCGCTCGCCGCGCTGTGCGGCGACGACGACTGGGGCCAGACCTGGGCCCGGGTCATCCAGTACCGCTTCCAGTCCAAGGGCGAGCTGCACGAGCATGCGGTCGGCAATCTGCTGATCGTGGCCCTGTGGGAGCAGTTCGGCGACCATGTCCAGGCCCTTGATCTGGTCGGCAAGCTGCTGGGCGCGCACGGGCGGGTGCTGCCGATGTCGGCCGTGCCGCTGGACCTCGAGGCGCTGGTGCGGGGGCACGACCCGGCGCGCCCGGACGCTGTGGAGACGGTCCGGGGCCAGGCCACCGTCGCGCTCACCCCGGGCGAGGTGCAGTCCGTGCATCTCGTCCCGCACGACCCGCCGGCCGTACCGGAGGCAGTCGAGGCGGTGCTGGACGCCGACTGGGTGGTTCTCGGCCCCGGCTCCTGGTTCTCCTCGGTGATCCCGCATCTACTGGTTCCCGAACTGCTGGACGCCCTGGTGGAGACCAAGGCGCGCCGGGTCCTCTCCCTCAATCTGTCGCCACAGCCCGGGGAAACCGAAGGGTTCTCCCCGCAGCGTCATTTGGAGGTTTTGGGACGACACGCGCCTAAACTCGCCCTGGACGTGGTGCTGGCCGACGAGGCCGCAGTGCGCGACCGCGCCTCCCTCGCCGAGGCCGCCAGTCGGCTGGGGGCCGCGGTCGAGCTGGCTCCGGTGGCCTCGCCCGACAGCGTTTCGAGGCACGACCCGGAGCTGTTGGCCGCCGCGTACGACCGTATTTTTCGGATGCATGGAAGGATCGGCCCATGGCGATGA